The DNA sequence TATTGATGAAGCGGCTTGCATTACTAAAGTTGATTTTCCAATTCCCGGATCTCCGCCGATTAAAACCACAGAACCAATAATTAATCCGCCGCCAAGAACTCTATCAAATTCATCTAAGTTTGTTTTTATGCGAATATCTTCTTGAGAATTTACTTCACTTAATTTGAAAATATTTTCTTCGCTAACTTTTTGTTTTGATTTTTTTGTTTTTGATTCAACAAATTCTTCAGAGAATGAATTCCACTCTTCGCAGTTTGGACATTTGCCAAGCCATCTTAATGATTCAAATCCGCAACTTGTGCAAATATATTTTATTGTTTGTTTTGACATTTAGATTTTAAAATCCGGTTCTATTAATAAAGTCCTTAATTATTTTATCATCCGAAGCAATAATTTGATTGGGTGTTCCTTTAAAATAAATTTTGCCTTCGTGAACCATAGCAATTTCATCCGCAACATTTTTTACACTGAACATATCATGAGTAACAACAATTGACGTTACGTTTAATTGGTCGGCTAAATTTTTAATAAGTTCATCAATCGAATCAGACATAATTGGATCAAGTCCGGTTGTTGGTTCATCGTACAAAATATATTCCGGCTCGGTAATTAAAGCTCTTGCAAGACCAACTCTTTTTTTCATTCCGCCGGAAAGTTCAGATGGTTTTAGATTTTGAGTTCCGGGTAAATTTACTAATTCCAACATTTTTTCAATTTTTACATCTAATTCATTTTTCGAAATATTGTAATCATTTTCAACAATCGGTAAAGCAATATTTTCGCCAACTGTCATCGAATCAAACAATGCAGCTCCTTGAAACAAATATCCAAATTTTCTTCTAATTGCGTAAAGCTCCTTTGTATTGTTGGGATCAACAATTTTACCACCAACTTTTATATAACCTTCATCCGGAAAAATTAATCCAACAATATGTTTTAGCA is a window from the Ignavibacteriota bacterium genome containing:
- a CDS encoding ABC transporter ATP-binding protein yields the protein MIEIVNLHKSFNGKEVLKGINLTIEEGETNVIIGKSGSGKSVLLKHIVGLIFPDEGYIKVGGKIVDPNNTKELYAIRRKFGYLFQGAALFDSMTVGENIALPIVENDYNISKNELDVKIEKMLELVNLPGTQNLKPSELSGGMKKRVGLARALITEPEYILYDEPTTGLDPIMSDSIDELIKNLADQLNVTSIVVTHDMFSVKNVADEIAMVHEGKIYFKGTPNQIIASDDKIIKDFINRTGF